TAATTCTTAAAAGTAGTTGATTCTGGTAAAAAGCCCGTAAAGATTCCCCGAACCATGAAGCCATCATATCTAAAATGAAGGCTTCATGGATATTCATTATTGATTGCCTTTTCCGCCCCAATCGTCCCGCTGTGGATTTTCAAATGGTTTATCTTGTTCCTGTTCATCCTGACCTGTACCACACCCGACCAGCAAACTGGCAGAAATAATGGAAGCAATCATACATAAAGTTATCTTTTTTAATTTCATTGCTATCACCTCAGTTAAGTAAAACGTACTTCACTTTATTGATTACCTTTTTCTTGAAACTTATTCTTAAAGGAAACTCTTCAAAAATACAATGATTATGAAAAATACGGACTCTCTACGAAACATGTGCGAAGTCATTATTTTTCATTTTTTTTGGTTTTTGCCCAGCCCTTTATGCTGAGAAAACGATATTGTAATGAATGTGTACAATCTAACGAATGAATAAAAACATAAATTATTTTATATCTAAATGAAGGGAGTGTTATTTATAACATGAAATAGACGTTGTTCTGATAAAGCCGATTCCTCTGAATGCAGCTTTACTAATAAAGAAGGGAGAGGGGCTTGAAGGATTTTGCCAGAATAACTAGCAATAACGATTCTAAATACTGGGACAAACACTATGATATAACTGCCATAGTAGATGGAGCACAACCTATCCCCGGCAAGTAAATATCAACGTAATAGGATACCATTAAATCTTCAGAATACGTCAAAATTCCACGCGTAGATACGCATATTACGGATTCCTTGCAAAGTAGTATCCCGATGGCGATAACAGCCAGTCCGGGATAGACTCCAAAAGGAATAAGTGACAAGGGATATTAGCTGTCAGTGAGGGGCAGTTGATTTCTCAATTATTTTGTGGGTCTTCTTGTTAGTAAAAAGGCGACTCCAAAAACATTAAGGAAAGGAATGAACAAGCTTGGCTAATTTAACAGAACGGCAAAGAAAGTTAGTGAATTTATTAAACCAGTTGTCTCAAAACGTAGTTACAGCTAATAGCGCCAATGATACCAGTAATGATAGCACGCTAAGTAATAATTTATCTCTGAATCTGCCCGGGTTCAGTTTAGACGCTAATAATAATTTAAATTTAGGTTTCGGTAATAGGGGGGGAGGCACACCAACGCCTCCAAGCACTCCGACAAGCATTAGAGAAGTCCTCCAGGGTTTAGTAAATGAACAAGTGCAGGTTACAACTCCTTTTGATACAATATCTGGAACACTGCTTACTGTCCAAGATGACTATGTTGTGATTATTGAAGCTTCTGGTGCTCAAGTGCTAGTCCAAATTGACAAAATTGAATTTGTCAGTAATTCGTAAAGGAGGAGTTTACATGTTTGAAGCAACGTTTGCTGCTGAATTAGCTAATCGGCTTGGATCAAGGGTCGAAGTAGCTACCGATAATAATTTGATTGAAGGTATTCTTTCAACAGTCACAGCAGATTTAGCCCTGGTTATCGATGTGACAAGCGGTTATGGAGATAATGTCAAATTATATATTTCAGTAGATGCGATTAACTTTGCCCGTTTTCCTGTAGCGGCGTAAAACAAATATGAATCATGGTGAATCATCCGTAACATGCTCATCTCAGACCAACAACACTTTTGCTGGGGGATAGTTAATCGCTCCTCCTAGCATGTTGGTCACAGCAGCGTTTTATAGGACATGAAGATGTTACCTTGCATTCGTTTCCATTTAGGAGGGAGAAAACGACCTTACTGTAGTGAGTTTTGTTTATAGATTTCCATTTTAAAAAAATAAAAGGATGAAAAATACCCTGGTGTTTGTTAGCCAGGGTATTTGGTTAGTCCAATAAG
The nucleotide sequence above comes from Oceanobacillus timonensis. Encoded proteins:
- a CDS encoding DUF2642 domain-containing protein, with amino-acid sequence MANLTERQRKLVNLLNQLSQNVVTANSANDTSNDSTLSNNLSLNLPGFSLDANNNLNLGFGNRGGGTPTPPSTPTSIREVLQGLVNEQVQVTTPFDTISGTLLTVQDDYVVIIEASGAQVLVQIDKIEFVSNS